In Arthrobacter ramosus, one DNA window encodes the following:
- a CDS encoding L,D-transpeptidase, translating into MEHPLGPIRQLTTAPVTLGSPDWLSPTGYAVIMERERHSKFNAGSIGLKPGDKGYYAPLVVGCVGLLPADAAWFFNNMRTGDVVQVLNTGAPAVEPLEGFGDWNIAWAGYAKR; encoded by the coding sequence CTGGAACATCCCCTGGGCCCAATACGCCAACTGACCACAGCTCCCGTCACCCTCGGCAGCCCGGACTGGCTCTCGCCCACTGGCTACGCCGTAATCATGGAGCGGGAACGCCACTCCAAGTTCAACGCCGGCAGCATCGGCCTCAAACCTGGTGACAAGGGCTACTACGCACCGCTCGTCGTCGGCTGCGTTGGCCTGCTCCCGGCCGACGCCGCCTGGTTCTTCAACAACATGCGGACGGGGGATGTGGTGCAGGTCCTGAACACCGGCGCCCCCGCCGTGGAGCCGCTTGAAGGCTTCGGCGACTGGAACATTGCCTGGGCCGGCTACGCGAAGCGCTGA
- a CDS encoding L,D-transpeptidase has translation MDDTVQTKRGRFRKVAWIVVVCLIAALSGTFAAVAPRAASAAIESEGSAGERSEAAAVLPVVKPATVVASPASGAKQVNPAAPVSISVKDGTLDRVSLTSSQGKTVDGALTPDGLSWTASTPLEFNSSYTFNYTVADAAGRATSKTGSFTTVSTQNEADAAMYPLDGAKVGVAQPLQLTFSEPVVNKAAVEKAIKVTSTSGQAGAFHWFSDTMVRYRPENFWAANSTVTVDLKLFGVDFGNGQIGNFNKTNTFKIGDKKVAVADAVAHTFTVSVNNQQVGQWPDTMGDTRFPSARGYLVLMEKYRVEHMDASTIGLKPGDPAYYGQLDVNYATRLTPSGEFIHQATDSALPYIGVTNLSHGCIGLGPDGAKWVFDNMTTGDVVQVVNTQGDYANFDDGFGDWNIPWAQYAN, from the coding sequence TTGGACGACACTGTGCAGACGAAGCGAGGCAGGTTCCGCAAGGTGGCCTGGATCGTGGTTGTCTGCCTCATTGCCGCGCTCAGTGGCACGTTTGCTGCAGTGGCCCCGCGTGCGGCCAGCGCGGCAATCGAGTCCGAGGGATCAGCAGGTGAACGCAGCGAGGCGGCAGCAGTGCTGCCCGTCGTGAAGCCTGCCACTGTGGTTGCGTCGCCTGCGAGCGGGGCCAAGCAGGTGAACCCGGCTGCGCCCGTCTCAATCAGCGTCAAGGACGGAACCCTGGACAGGGTCTCCTTGACGAGTTCCCAGGGAAAGACCGTTGATGGTGCGTTGACCCCGGATGGACTGAGCTGGACCGCATCCACGCCCCTCGAATTCAACTCCTCCTACACTTTCAATTACACCGTTGCAGATGCGGCCGGCCGCGCAACATCGAAGACCGGATCCTTCACGACGGTTTCCACGCAGAACGAGGCCGACGCCGCCATGTACCCCCTGGACGGGGCGAAGGTAGGCGTGGCGCAGCCGCTCCAGCTCACGTTCAGTGAACCCGTGGTCAACAAAGCCGCCGTCGAGAAGGCCATCAAGGTCACCTCCACGTCGGGCCAGGCCGGGGCCTTCCACTGGTTCAGCGACACCATGGTGCGCTACCGTCCGGAGAACTTCTGGGCAGCGAACAGCACGGTCACCGTGGACCTCAAGCTGTTCGGGGTGGACTTCGGCAACGGCCAGATCGGCAACTTCAACAAGACGAACACCTTCAAGATCGGTGATAAGAAGGTGGCGGTGGCCGACGCGGTTGCCCACACGTTCACGGTCAGTGTCAACAACCAGCAAGTGGGCCAGTGGCCGGACACCATGGGCGACACCAGGTTCCCTTCCGCGCGCGGCTACTTGGTCCTCATGGAAAAGTACCGGGTAGAGCACATGGACGCCTCCACCATCGGCCTCAAGCCGGGCGATCCCGCCTACTACGGACAGCTTGACGTCAACTACGCCACGCGCTTGACACCCAGCGGCGAGTTCATCCACCAGGCCACCGACTCGGCCTTGCCGTACATCGGCGTCACGAACCTCTCCCACGGTTGTATCGGATTGGGACCTGACGGTGCGAAATGGGTGTTCGACAACATGACAACGGGAGACGTCGTCCAGGTGGTCAATACCCAGGGTGACTACGCCAATTTCGATGACGGCTTTGGCGACTGGAACATCCCCTGGGCCCAATACGCCAACTGA
- a CDS encoding Trm112 family protein, whose protein sequence is MPKVSPELLSILRCPVTGSPLEQDGEELVSTAAAASGEKLRYAIQDGIPLLLPPELLAAANAAASDQHDGPRDA, encoded by the coding sequence ATGCCAAAGGTCAGTCCTGAATTGTTGTCCATCCTGCGGTGCCCTGTCACCGGGTCCCCGCTGGAGCAGGACGGCGAGGAACTTGTGTCGACGGCCGCGGCCGCCTCGGGTGAGAAGCTCCGCTATGCCATCCAGGACGGAATCCCCTTGCTGCTGCCCCCGGAGCTGCTTGCCGCCGCCAACGCCGCGGCCTCAGACCAGCACGACGGTCCCCGCGACGCCTGA
- a CDS encoding DUF5719 family protein, protein MSDNQGPAPELKAGSRKRGQRKTGNKNKAVVLGALSATLLLAAGAGMVSAASLLQSPSGSKTLDMSLADVPAGRTTAVCPAPPRLPEGTATGTDNQFSPVSRSAKSFLDALVLSDASGSVPGSNLASLDGSAIADIAKPPAATQPPASGPPVLNAGVVAQRPAGDVTVVDADPISGQKAAVAGLMSYTASDGDLRGLAAAPCQQPVNDAWLLGANTALGRTAVLNISNASGTPATVNLELFGAHGQIQAPDSRGLLVSPGATRSINLAGLAPNEGQLSVHLRSSGGPVAATIQQSVLRGLTAGGVEVITPGAGAADSQVMTGVDVQDPAAVKSLADKPGFADVVPALQITVPGPVDAVVDVRLFGPNGQRALPGGGAVTAKAGSVTEVPLTGVPAGMYTVSATSDVSFAASSRVTRGLKAEDPVDFAWSPAAVRLGSQHVMAVPQSGTRFLSFGVPTGRATVSYTPVTSDGKVHKAQTVDIAGGTTAVIGVPDKSDGAAVSGYIVSAAGDAAYGALVLGQGDQPGVSVLTIQDGAAGHEKVQVTLGY, encoded by the coding sequence GTGTCTGACAACCAAGGCCCGGCACCCGAGCTCAAAGCGGGGTCGAGGAAGCGCGGCCAGCGCAAAACCGGGAACAAGAACAAGGCCGTTGTGTTGGGAGCGCTTTCCGCGACGTTGCTCCTTGCCGCAGGGGCCGGGATGGTGTCGGCAGCATCCCTCCTGCAGTCCCCGTCGGGAAGCAAAACGCTGGACATGTCCCTCGCGGATGTCCCGGCGGGCAGGACAACCGCAGTGTGTCCGGCACCTCCGCGGCTCCCCGAGGGAACCGCCACGGGCACCGACAACCAGTTCAGCCCTGTTTCACGTTCGGCAAAGAGCTTCCTGGATGCGCTGGTGCTCAGTGACGCCTCCGGATCCGTTCCCGGGAGCAACCTCGCCTCGCTCGATGGCTCAGCGATCGCCGACATTGCCAAGCCCCCCGCCGCCACCCAACCCCCGGCGTCGGGGCCTCCCGTGCTGAACGCCGGCGTCGTGGCCCAGAGGCCCGCAGGCGACGTCACCGTGGTGGACGCCGATCCCATCAGCGGCCAGAAGGCTGCAGTAGCGGGTTTGATGAGCTACACCGCGAGCGACGGCGACCTCCGCGGACTGGCGGCGGCACCCTGCCAGCAGCCGGTCAACGATGCATGGCTCCTGGGAGCAAACACCGCACTGGGGCGAACGGCGGTTTTGAATATCAGCAATGCCTCGGGCACGCCGGCTACCGTCAATCTCGAGCTGTTCGGTGCCCATGGACAGATCCAAGCCCCGGACAGCCGTGGCTTGCTGGTTTCGCCGGGAGCTACCCGGTCCATCAACTTGGCCGGCCTTGCCCCGAACGAGGGTCAGCTCTCGGTGCATCTGCGCAGCAGCGGCGGCCCGGTCGCAGCAACCATCCAGCAGAGCGTTCTCCGGGGTCTTACTGCCGGTGGTGTCGAGGTCATTACTCCCGGTGCCGGCGCCGCCGATTCCCAGGTCATGACCGGGGTGGACGTCCAGGACCCGGCCGCCGTGAAGTCACTCGCGGACAAGCCCGGTTTTGCCGACGTCGTTCCGGCCTTGCAGATCACGGTCCCTGGTCCGGTGGACGCTGTGGTGGACGTGCGTTTGTTCGGGCCGAACGGCCAGCGCGCTTTGCCCGGCGGGGGAGCGGTGACCGCCAAAGCGGGTTCGGTTACCGAAGTGCCGCTCACGGGCGTCCCGGCCGGCATGTATACCGTGAGCGCTACTTCGGATGTTTCCTTCGCAGCGTCCTCCCGCGTAACGCGGGGGCTCAAGGCCGAGGACCCCGTTGATTTCGCTTGGTCTCCGGCCGCGGTCCGTTTGGGCAGCCAGCATGTGATGGCGGTGCCCCAAAGCGGGACCCGCTTCCTCAGCTTCGGCGTGCCGACGGGCCGGGCCACGGTCAGTTACACCCCGGTCACCTCGGACGGCAAGGTACACAAGGCGCAAACGGTCGATATCGCCGGCGGAACCACCGCGGTCATCGGCGTTCCGGATAAGTCCGACGGCGCCGCGGTCTCGGGCTACATCGTGTCGGCGGCAGGCGACGCGGCCTATGGTGCGCTCGTGCTTGGCCAAGGCGATCAACCCGGGGTTTCGGTCCTGACCATCCAGGATGGCGCGGCGGGCCACGAAAAAGTACAGGTCACGCTGGGTTACTGA
- the ahcY gene encoding adenosylhomocysteinase — protein sequence MTFDYKVADISLAEAGRHQIRLAEHEMPGLMSLRAEFGPSQPLKGARIAGSLHMTVQTAVLIETLTALGAEVRWASCNIFSTQDEAAAAVVVGKGTVGDPQGVPVFAWKGETLDEYWWTAEQILSWPGADANPELGPNMILDDGGDATLLVHQGVEFEAAGAVPTATESDPEEYALVLDVLRKSLAADPKKWTRIAAGIRGVSEETTTGVHRLYQLAEQGKLLFPAINVNDSVTKSKFDNKYGIRHSLPDGLNRATDVLMGGKVAVVCGYGDVGKGAAEALRGQGSRVIVTEIDPICALQAAMDGYQVAKLDSVLEQGDIFITTTGNKDVIMASDMLRMKNKAIVGNIGHFDNEIDMAGLAKVPGVQRVEIKPQVHEWVFAAADGRDERSIIVLSEGRLLNLGNATGHPSFVMSNSFANQTIAQIELWTKKDQPEAEREYSNQVYVLPKILDEKVARLHLDALGVELTELSKEQAEYLDLDVAGPYKPEHYRY from the coding sequence ATGACTTTCGACTACAAGGTTGCAGACATCTCCCTGGCTGAAGCCGGGCGCCACCAGATTCGCCTGGCCGAGCACGAAATGCCGGGCCTCATGTCGCTGCGCGCCGAATTCGGTCCGAGCCAGCCGCTCAAGGGCGCACGCATTGCGGGATCCCTGCACATGACTGTGCAGACCGCGGTGCTCATCGAGACGCTGACGGCCCTCGGCGCCGAGGTCCGGTGGGCCTCGTGCAACATCTTCTCCACGCAGGACGAGGCCGCGGCCGCCGTCGTGGTCGGCAAGGGAACCGTCGGGGATCCCCAGGGTGTTCCGGTATTCGCCTGGAAGGGCGAGACCCTCGACGAATACTGGTGGACCGCCGAGCAGATCCTCAGCTGGCCGGGCGCGGATGCCAACCCGGAGTTGGGCCCCAACATGATCCTCGACGACGGCGGCGACGCCACGTTGCTGGTCCACCAGGGCGTCGAGTTCGAAGCTGCGGGCGCGGTACCGACCGCCACGGAAAGCGATCCCGAAGAGTACGCACTCGTCCTTGATGTGCTGCGGAAGAGCCTTGCCGCCGACCCGAAGAAGTGGACCCGCATCGCCGCCGGCATCCGTGGCGTCAGCGAGGAAACCACCACGGGCGTGCACCGTCTCTACCAGCTCGCCGAACAGGGCAAGCTCCTTTTCCCGGCCATCAACGTCAACGACTCGGTGACCAAGAGCAAATTCGACAACAAGTACGGCATCCGCCACTCCCTGCCGGACGGCCTCAACCGCGCCACGGATGTCCTCATGGGCGGCAAGGTCGCCGTCGTCTGCGGCTATGGCGACGTCGGCAAGGGCGCCGCTGAGGCGCTCCGCGGCCAGGGTTCGCGCGTGATCGTGACGGAGATCGACCCCATCTGCGCACTCCAGGCGGCCATGGACGGCTACCAGGTGGCCAAGCTGGATTCGGTGTTGGAACAGGGCGACATCTTCATCACGACTACCGGCAACAAGGACGTCATCATGGCCTCCGACATGCTCCGCATGAAGAACAAGGCGATCGTGGGCAACATCGGCCACTTCGACAACGAGATCGACATGGCCGGACTGGCAAAGGTCCCCGGCGTCCAGAGGGTGGAAATCAAGCCGCAGGTGCACGAGTGGGTGTTTGCCGCAGCCGACGGCCGCGACGAGCGGTCGATCATCGTGCTTTCCGAAGGCCGCCTCCTGAACCTGGGCAACGCCACCGGTCACCCCTCGTTCGTCATGAGCAACTCCTTCGCAAACCAAACGATCGCCCAGATCGAACTGTGGACCAAGAAGGACCAGCCCGAGGCCGAGCGCGAATACTCGAACCAGGTCTACGTGCTGCCCAAGATCCTTGATGAGAAGGTCGCCCGCCTGCACCTGGATGCTTTGGGCGTGGAACTGACCGAGCTCAGCAAGGAACAGGCGGAATACCTGGACCTTGACGTTGCCGGGCCGTACAAGCCGGAACACTACCGGTACTAA
- a CDS encoding stage II sporulation protein M has product MDMDAFSVVNGTKWSRLHELAHKRRLDGGETDELLRLYQVVSSHLSLIRSVAPESALSASLSAALAQARTRFTGARSNFMEDLARFFVVSLPAAFYRLRWLTVCCGVFFCLVAGAYTLWIGTSPDALRALGSSNAVKQYVDHDFVGYYSENPAASFAGAVWTNNAWIGAQAVALGITGFWVPYMLFSNAQGVGVAAGVFAATGKMDLFFSYILPHGLMELTAVFIASAGGLRIFWAMVSPGPRRRMQAVAKEGRSLITVALGLVLVLFVSGLVEAFVTPSPLPVWAKILIGSLVLAAYWVYALVLGGRAFRAGATGDLDANDAGYREIAA; this is encoded by the coding sequence GTGGACATGGATGCCTTCTCTGTCGTGAACGGGACCAAATGGTCCCGTTTGCACGAGCTCGCGCACAAACGACGCCTCGACGGCGGTGAGACCGACGAGCTTCTGCGTTTGTACCAAGTGGTGTCATCACACCTTTCCCTCATCCGGTCCGTGGCCCCGGAGAGCGCACTCTCCGCCTCTTTGTCGGCGGCTCTCGCCCAGGCCCGTACCCGCTTCACCGGGGCGCGGTCGAATTTCATGGAAGATCTCGCCCGCTTTTTCGTGGTGTCCCTGCCCGCCGCGTTCTACCGCTTGCGCTGGCTCACGGTCTGTTGCGGGGTTTTCTTCTGCCTTGTGGCCGGCGCCTACACGCTCTGGATCGGAACGTCCCCGGACGCCTTGAGGGCCCTCGGAAGCAGCAATGCCGTGAAGCAATACGTCGATCATGACTTCGTCGGCTACTACTCCGAGAACCCTGCCGCGTCCTTCGCCGGCGCCGTCTGGACCAACAATGCCTGGATCGGGGCGCAGGCCGTGGCCTTGGGCATCACGGGTTTCTGGGTGCCGTACATGCTGTTCTCGAATGCACAGGGCGTAGGAGTCGCTGCGGGAGTCTTTGCCGCCACCGGCAAGATGGATCTGTTTTTCAGCTACATCCTCCCGCACGGCCTCATGGAGCTGACGGCCGTGTTCATCGCCTCCGCGGGCGGTCTCCGCATTTTCTGGGCCATGGTCTCCCCGGGCCCGCGGCGCAGGATGCAGGCAGTGGCGAAAGAGGGGCGTTCCCTGATCACAGTGGCCCTGGGCCTGGTGCTTGTCCTGTTCGTTTCCGGACTCGTCGAGGCCTTTGTGACGCCCAGCCCGCTTCCCGTGTGGGCCAAGATCCTCATCGGTTCGCTCGTTCTCGCGGCATACTGGGTCTATGCCTTGGTGCTGGGCGGGCGGGCATTCCGTGCCGGCGCCACAGGCGACCTGGACGCAAACGACGCCGGTTACCGGGAGATAGCCGCCTGA
- a CDS encoding RDD family protein, with protein MSSIITGEAVVLELRPASFGARALGLMLDVVAHVVLLLGLLFLLSMAAPHLDVAAGRAMALSSVVLCLVVVPVAVETLSRGRSLGKLATGLRIVRDDGGSIRFRHAVIRGLIGFLEIYATFGGLAIAVALFNDKSKRLGDVVAGTYSLRQRVPAEPKILPYAPPYLQAWVGLADIGRVPDGTARRASQFIQQASRMAPDSRAHLAAALASELAAYVAPPPPPGTTPEGYLHAVLGERRNRDLERLRRAEQRSAIVGDRLNRLPFTR; from the coding sequence TTGAGTTCGATCATTACCGGCGAGGCCGTGGTCCTTGAACTGCGGCCGGCATCGTTCGGGGCCAGGGCCCTTGGTCTCATGCTCGACGTCGTGGCTCACGTTGTGTTGCTGCTGGGTCTTTTGTTCCTGCTCAGTATGGCTGCACCCCATCTGGACGTGGCCGCGGGTCGCGCGATGGCCTTGTCCAGCGTGGTGCTGTGCCTCGTGGTCGTCCCCGTGGCGGTGGAAACGCTGAGCCGCGGCCGCTCGCTGGGCAAGCTGGCTACCGGGCTCAGGATCGTGCGCGACGACGGCGGATCCATCCGCTTCCGGCACGCGGTGATCCGCGGCTTGATCGGTTTCCTGGAGATCTACGCGACATTCGGCGGATTGGCCATTGCCGTGGCACTGTTCAACGACAAGTCGAAGAGGCTCGGAGACGTCGTGGCCGGAACCTATTCGCTCAGGCAGCGCGTTCCCGCTGAACCCAAAATCCTCCCCTATGCCCCTCCGTACCTGCAGGCGTGGGTGGGACTCGCGGATATCGGCAGGGTTCCGGACGGCACGGCGCGGCGGGCATCACAGTTCATCCAGCAGGCCTCGCGGATGGCGCCGGACTCACGCGCACACCTGGCCGCGGCCCTCGCGAGCGAACTCGCCGCTTACGTCGCCCCACCGCCGCCGCCCGGAACGACGCCGGAAGGCTACCTGCACGCCGTGTTGGGCGAGCGGCGAAACCGGGACCTGGAACGGCTGCGCCGCGCAGAACAACGCAGCGCCATTGTCGGGGACCGACTCAACAGGCTCCCATTCACGCGCTAG
- a CDS encoding DUF3499 domain-containing protein gives MGAIRQCSRSACRQSAVATLTYVYAESTAVLGPLATYAEPHSYDLCAQHAESLTVPRGWEVMRLAMPSSPPQPGPDDLLALANAVREAASAPAASEQRTIRAPFDGPVPPEGTRRHLRILRDPS, from the coding sequence GTGGGTGCAATTCGTCAGTGTTCCAGATCAGCCTGCCGCCAATCCGCGGTGGCTACTTTGACGTACGTCTACGCCGAGTCCACGGCGGTGCTGGGTCCGTTGGCCACGTATGCCGAGCCGCATTCCTACGATCTGTGCGCGCAGCATGCCGAGTCGCTGACTGTGCCGAGGGGTTGGGAAGTCATGCGGCTCGCGATGCCGTCCTCCCCGCCCCAGCCAGGGCCGGACGATCTCCTTGCCCTGGCGAACGCCGTGCGCGAAGCCGCATCGGCGCCGGCCGCGTCGGAACAGCGCACAATCCGCGCCCCCTTTGACGGGCCTGTCCCTCCAGAGGGAACAAGGCGCCACCTGCGCATCCTGCGCGATCCTTCCTGA
- a CDS encoding metallopeptidase family protein — protein sequence MQSQHHVPGFTVHLSDTGDSQETTTAGTSARGFRERRRNRHGRGLRGEIMLPNLPGYRTRGERFDDLVLDSAERLQDMWGKRLDGVAFAVDEIPPNLEQLVAEGTAAPLGSYTPAAHGAGPVITIYRRVVEHTTGGREDLQDLVHDVVVEYTAEMLGVPPETLDPVYRRRYQ from the coding sequence ATGCAGTCACAGCACCACGTTCCGGGCTTCACAGTCCATTTGTCCGACACCGGGGACAGCCAGGAAACGACGACGGCGGGCACATCCGCACGCGGCTTCAGGGAGCGCCGAAGGAACCGCCACGGGCGGGGGTTGCGCGGGGAAATCATGCTTCCCAACCTTCCCGGCTACCGGACGCGTGGCGAAAGGTTCGACGACCTCGTGCTCGATTCCGCCGAACGGCTGCAGGACATGTGGGGCAAACGGCTCGACGGCGTCGCGTTCGCCGTCGACGAGATCCCGCCGAACCTTGAGCAGCTAGTGGCCGAGGGTACCGCGGCACCGCTGGGTTCATACACCCCGGCGGCCCACGGAGCAGGACCCGTCATCACCATCTATCGGCGCGTCGTCGAGCACACTACCGGCGGCCGCGAGGACCTCCAGGACCTGGTGCACGACGTCGTCGTCGAGTACACCGCGGAGATGCTCGGAGTGCCGCCGGAGACCCTGGACCCCGTTTACCGCCGTCGTTATCAGTAA